The SAR116 cluster alpha proteobacterium HIMB100 genome has a window encoding:
- a CDS encoding hypothetical protein (PFAM: Zinc-finger domain), which produces MSAQHTTTEPQSQQSTLGEVSHVPAGTSRVSCDGGGGALGHPQIWLTLSVRQGGVAQATCPYCSRQFISS; this is translated from the coding sequence ATGTCAGCGCAACACACCACAACAGAGCCGCAGTCACAACAAAGTACGCTTGGCGAGGTCTCTCATGTGCCTGCTGGAACGAGCCGGGTGAGCTGTGATGGCGGAGGCGGGGCCCTTGGCCATCCTCAGATCTGGCTGACCCTGAGCGTCAGGCAAGGCGGTGTGGCACAGGCCACCTGCCCCTATTGCTCTCGCCAGTTTATCAGTTCCTGA